From the genome of Kluyveromyces lactis strain NRRL Y-1140 chromosome F complete sequence:
TTTCTTAGTATACCACTGGTGACCAAACCTTCCGATTTGGGTACTTCATCAAACGTTTCTTTAATAAACTTTATTAGCTCATCATTACAGTTTTGAAGGTGTCTAAATGATTTCACAGTACCAATTAAAACATAGCTAGCCATGCTTTGAATTGAAGTGGCAGAACTGGAGTGGGCAGTGTCGAAAACCACAATGTCCGTTACTGCCAACTTATCATttagatattttgaaatggTTTCTAGTGAAGCAGGAATTTCTGTAGGAGGAAACCGTATGGGTTTAATGAAAGgagaatttgaatcttcCTCCTTATTCTCTGATATGTCCAAATACCACGGCTTGCTCTGTCTTAAGGAGTGTCTGGTGGTAAAATTTCGAATGAATAAGGTAGAACCCGGTCTATAACAAAGACGAGCCACATTGTTGCGAAGAAGTACTGCGTAGGATCTATGCATGGTTAAACTAATAGACAAGCTCAACTTCTCGAAACCGTATGAATCCAGGTAACTGGTTAAATGTATGTTCCTGAATTTTTATTATAATTGTGGAGCTTCTGCAGATCGTTGAATAGGAACCAGTTAATGttcatatattttttttttccatcaTAAAAGTTACACATAAGataatattatatatagTTACAAttttacaatttttcagtaaATATGAAAAGAGAGGAATGTGTCATGAGGGTGTATTAAATTTGTTGGTTATTGTCCTCTTAGTTCCGGctgaatattttcatcagGAATATCGTCTTTCTTGAGATTATTATCGGAGACATTTTCCTCGGCTTCAACTTCCTTCAAATGAGATGACAACAACCTTAGCTGCTCCGCCATGTCGTCATGAGGTGATAATTGTTTATGGCCAGTGACTAAATCGACATCGACGTTCACGTCAGAATCAACACTTTGATTTGACAGGATATCTCTGGTAGCCATTTTAAGAGCTTCCGCGACTCtgtctctttctcttctgtgGAGCTGTCTCTTGGAATCGGGTACACCGACGTCTAAACTTTCATCGTCTTGCACTTGTTCTAGCGTACGTTTCAGATCCTCGGTATCGTGGTTTTCTCTAGACTGCAGAGCCGCTGCAGCGGCAGCTGCAGCAGCTGCGACACGTACGTTAGTGTCATCCAGATTATGTATAGCGgaatcatcattatcacTGATCGAACCAATTCTGTTCTGATATACATTATGTCCACTATCAACATGTGATTGGTGTTGTTCCTGGTGTTGTagttgttgctgttgctgttggTGATGATGCTGAACGTCGCGTTGTTGACCTTCGGGTAGTTGGTGTTGGTGGTGAGCTGGTATCGatggatgatgatggtgTTGTACTTGATGGTGGTCACCGCCAGTCAATTGATGAGCGGTGGGCATTGCGTATACGCCatccttctttcttttcaagacGAATCTGGCCTTATACGTGGTAACACGTCTAGCGATGTTACTTAACATTTTCTTATCCATTTCAGCTTCGGTCAACCCGTACCGTTGCTTGATGATATCGAGAATCCCGGATTCTTCCACGTACTGTGCCACTCTAAACTTTGCCACTGTATTATCGTCATCGTTACACAACGACTCTAGAATAGCGTCGAATTTGAGATCAACTTGtaaaatctttggaattttaCTCAAGACAAACCGTTGCAAAGAAAGGTTTGATTCCAACGGATGGTTATGATAAGGTTCAATCTTGGTTACCACGAAGGGACCCTTGATAGTCTCCTGAGAGTCTGCAACTGCTGCAACTGCCGCTGCGATAGCAGCAGTCACAGCCgcatcatcatcctcatcatcgTCCTCATCCTCCGCTCTACCATCTTCGGCCAAATTCGTATGACCATTATGGTGATTCGAACCAGACGACGAAGAACCACCATCGCCACTTAAACCATGCGGAGAACCATCCTCAGACGAACCAGAATTGTTGGCGCCCTGATACGACAACAAAATCTTGAACGGacaacttttcaaatggCACGCGAAAGTGAAATGTTTATTCTTATgtgaattcttcaaaataatAGGACATCTCGATTGAAACTCATAATCGTTAATTACATCGTACCACGCCTCTAACGTGGGGAAAGACCGTTTCTGCGCACTCACAGGATCTGGCGCAGCCAGATC
Proteins encoded in this window:
- the ABF1 gene encoding DNA-binding protein ABF1 (uniprot|P26375 Kluyveromyces lactis KLLA0F02970g BAF1 Transcription factor BAF1), which translates into the protein MSLYEYKHPIINKDLAAPDPVSAQKRSFPTLEAWYDVINDYEFQSRCPIILKNSHKNKHFTFACHLKSCPFKILLSYQGANNSGSSEDGSPHGLSGDGGSSSSGSNHHNGHTNLAEDGRAEDEDDDEDDDAAVTAAIAAAVAAVADSQETIKGPFVVTKIEPYHNHPLESNLSLQRFVLSKIPKILQVDLKFDAILESLCNDDDNTVAKFRVAQYVEESGILDIIKQRYGLTEAEMDKKMLSNIARRVTTYKARFVLKRKKDGVYAMPTAHQLTGGDHHQVQHHHHPSIPAHHQHQLPEGQQRDVQHHHQQQQQQLQHQEQHQSHVDSGHNVYQNRIGSISDNDDSAIHNLDDTNVRVAAAAAAAAAALQSRENHDTEDLKRTLEQVQDDESLDVGVPDSKRQLHRRERDRVAEALKMATRDILSNQSVDSDVNVDVDLVTGHKQLSPHDDMAEQLRLLSSHLKEVEAEENVSDNNLKKDDIPDENIQPELRGQ